TGATGCAACCCCCGGGGTGAGTCACCGCGGGAGATCCTGGCCATGCGCATCCGGTTCGCCTCGGTGGTCAGCACGTCGATGTATCGGATCATCAAGGTGATCATCGAGATCACCGTGCCGGGCACACCGAGACGGCTCAGCGCCAGCGGTATCTCGCGGGCGGTCGTGGTGGCGGCCACGGTGAGCGAGGCCGCGACGCCCAGGGTCCCCTTGACGACGATTCCCCACGCGGCGTACAGACCCGTGGCCGACAGCTGCAGCCCGGCGACCGAAATACGTTCGCCGCCTTCGGCGAACGGCAGCAGGACGGCCAGCACCAGAAAGGGCGCCTCGATGAGCATGCGCGGGAGCATCCAGGCCGGCGGGATCCTGGCGATGGTCCACATCGCCACGATGATCAGTGCGTAGACGCCGAACGGCCAGAAGGTTTCGCGGGGTGTCGCCACCACCGCGACCACGAACACCACGAGGCCCACGATCTTCACCTCCGGCGCCGTCCGGTGCAGCGCCGAATCACCCTGGCGGTAAAGCGGATGCGTGTGCCCGCCCGCCATGTCAGTGGCCCGCGTCGGGTGCGCTTCTGCGGCGCGCGATCATCCGGAAGGCACCGCCTGCGATCAGCACCGTCACCACGACCCCGATGATCCCGGCCACCCCGCCGGTGCCCGCGCGACCGCCGAGCGAGTAGTCCGCCAGCGGGGACGCGGCCATGGCGTGTTCGGTCGCGTGCTGCGCGATGCACTCGCCGGTGAGTTCCTCGCCGTGGTCGGTCTCGACGACCTGGCATCCTTTCAGCGTGGCCGAATCCAGGCCGTCGGGGCTGGCGCTCGCCAGGTAGGACACGCCGCCGGCGATCATCAGGATGATCGCTGCGAAACCGACCCAGAACATCCGCTTCATGCGGCCACCTCCCGACGCTGACGACGCAGCAGGTACACCAGATCCGGCCGCACCCGGGCGACCGCGGTGACGGTGAGGGCAGTGATGATGCCCTCGCCGATGCCGATCAGCACGTGGGTGCCGAACATGTAGCCCGCCACCGCAGGCAGCGATGTCGTCGCGGCGCCGCCGATCGCGTATTCGACGACGAAACCCATTGCGGCACACACCGTTCCCACCAGCGCGGCGACGAAGGCGACGAACCCCAGCGTCGAGGGTCCCGCGCGGCGTCTGCCCAGCACGGTGGACAGCGCCACCGCGGTCGCGTAGCCGGCCGTGACGCCGATCAGCGCCATGTTGGTGATGTTGGCCCCCAGCGCGCTGATCCCGCCGTCGGCGAACAGCAGGGCCTGCACCACCAACACGATCGCGATGCACAGCGCCCCGGTGTACGGCCCGACCAGGATGGCGGCAAGCGCACCACCGAGAAGGTGCCCGCTGACCCCGGGCAGGATCGGGAAGTTCACCATCTGCACGGCGAAGATGAAGGCCGCCACCAGCCCTGCCAGCGGTACCGTCCGCTCGTCGAGTTCGTCGCGTGCGCGCAGGGCGCACACACCGAGTGCGGCGATCGCCAGCGCACCGAACACCAAGGACGTCTGGACGTTCACGATGCCATCGCTCATGTGCATCGCGGCGATCTCAATGGCCATACCAATGAGATTAAGGCCACCGCGTTCATCTGTCCAGATGAACAGATATTCAGATGACCTCAGCCGTGTCTGGCCCCGATCCAGTGCAGGAGTTCGTGCACGACATCGTCCTCAAGACGGTAGCTCACCGCACGGCCGACCCGCGTGGAACTGACCCACCCTTGCTGCCTGAGTACCCGAAGTGCTTGCGACACCGCATTTTCCGAACGCCCCAGGGCCTCCGCCAGGTCGCCGACGAAGATGCCGGGCGCGCGGTGCAGGACGAGCAGGATCTCCAGGCGGTTCGGGTCGGAGAGCAGATCGAAGCGCCGCGCCCACGTGGCGGAGTCGACATCGACCAGCGCCGAGGTCGCCCGCTCCACCTGTACGTGACCATCGACGGCGTCCACATCTGGAAATGTAAACCAAACCGCGCGTAACGGGTACTCGCCCACGGCGCACCCGGTATAGGTGATCCTGGCGTGAACCGGAGGGTCGCCCACGCGCCCGGCAAAACCAAGGTCCCTATCTCATGGTCTGGTGGCATTACTATTGGTCCATGACTACTGACGGTGCCAAGACTTCGGGTCGCGGGGCAACCGACGACATCTTCACCAAGGTCACCCCCGGCCGGGCCTCGGAGATGATCGTCGATCAGATCCGGTTGTTGATCCGCGACGGCCACCTGAAGCCTGGTGACCGCCTTCCCGCCGAACGCGAACTCGGCGACCGGTTCGGTGTCAGCCGTGTGACGGTCCGCGAGGCGCTGCGCGGCCTCGAGGCCAACGGGATGGTGACCATCAAGGTCGGCGCCCGCGGCGGGGCCTTCGTCACCGCGCCCACCAGCGCCCGTGTCGGCGAGGGCATCATCGACCTGCTCAGCATGTCCGGTCTGACCGACCGGGAGATCACCGAGGCGCGGCAGGTGTTCGAACTGGGCATCATCCCCCTGGTGTGCGAACGCGCCACCGAGGAGGACATAACGGACCTGCTGCAGATCTGCGACCGCGGCGACGCGGCCGCCGAACAGGGTTCCTATCCGATGGAACTCTCCGCGGAATTCCACACGCGGGTGGCCAGGGCGAGCCACAACGCCGCGATCGCCATGCTGGCCGAGTCCTTCCACGGGCCGACGCTGTTGTCGCTGCGCCATGTGCAGGAGGGCCACCCCGAGATGGGTATCCGCGGCAATCGCGAACACCGCCAGTTCGTCATGGCGGTCAAGAAGGGCGATATCGAGAAGGCCACCTCGGTCATGCGTACCCACCTGGGCCGCACCGCGCGCCACGTCAAAGGCTGATCGTCACCCGCCGATCGGGCTGAGGAACCCGATGACGCGCGCCGGTGCGCTCAGCTCGGTCTGCTGGGCCACCGGGACGTCCCAGTACTCGTTGAACCGAATGCACTCCTGCAGATAACGGGCCGCCGACGGCGCATGTGAACTGTCCTCGCCCGGGACGATCAGGGTAGGCACGTCGAGCGTCATGAGATCTTCCGGCTCGGGACCGGGGACCGTGTCGCGGTCGAAGAGCACACGGCTCATCCCCGCGACGGTGTCCTCGTACCGGTCTACGTCGAATTCCAGGTAGTGCGAAGCGAATTCGGGGTCGGAACGCAGAACCGACGCCCATGGGCCGACCCGACCGTCGACCGAGAACGACGCGTCCGTCGACGCCACCAGCGACGCGACTCCCGCGAGGCCGTGCTCGCAGGCATAGGCGAGGTGCGCGCGGAACCTGGCGTGCTGTTTTCTCCGGTACCGCGGTCCACCCGCGGGCGAATAGAGCACCATGCCCGAGACCCGGTCCGGGTGCATGACCGCCGCAAGCGCGGCGATCGAACACCCGACGCAGGCGCCCATCAGGTGCGCGCGAGCGAACCCGAGGTGATCGAGCAGTCCGATGCCCTGCCGGACATAGTCCGACCAGCTCACGCGTTGCACCCGGCCGCCGGAACCACCGGACTCCCGCTTGTCGAAGGTGATGCAGGTGAACCGCTCCCGCAGCTGGGCGAGCATCCTGGTGCGCTGATACAGGCCGTGGTTCTCCCAATTGGCCATGGTGGCGTTGAAACCACCCGGCGAGAACATCAACAGCGGCGGCCCCGACCCGGCCACCCGGTAGCGCGTGGTGATCCCGTCGATGTGAGCGGTCGCGAGAGCGGTCGTCATACCCGGATTCCTCCGGCGATCTGGCGGGCGGCACGCACGTCGTCGGCGTACGCCGAGATCGCGTCGAACGCGATCTGCGCGACGTTGGCGTAGGTGTCCGGCGCGGTGTCGAGCGCGTCGGCGCTGTAACCGATGGCGGCCGTGGCCATGCGCACCCGGCCGTCGAGCCAGGGCCCGCCGCCGAATCCGCCGAGGACCGGGATCGACACGGCCTGCGCGACGGCAGGCCCCACCACCGGCCCGGAGTTCGTGAAGTTCAGCAGCGCGGCTCCGGCCTCCTCGAGACGCTTTGCCTCGCCGACCATTTCGTCGAGCAGCTCGTCGGGAACGGCGTCGGCGGCCGTCGGTGTCGCGCGGTAGGTGACGCCGTACTTCAACGAGGTCTGCGGGGTGATGCCGAACTGCGCGAACACCGGGATGCCCGCGCGGGTGACCGCCGAAACCGCGTCGAGGTGATCGGAGGCCCCGTCGAGCTTGACCATGTCGACGCCGGCCTCCTTGACGAATCGGATCGCCGCCCGCACCGCCTGTTCGGGTCCCTCCTGCACGGGTCCGAACGGGAAGTCGCAACTGAGCAGCGCCCGCCGGACCCCGCGGCGCACCGCCTGGCAGACGATGATCATCTGATCCATCGTCACCTCAAGGGGATTCGGCTGGCCCCACAGGTTGATCCCGACGGTGTCGCCCACCGAGACCAGGTCGGCGCCGGCACGGTCGACGATCCTGGCCATCTGGTAATCCCATGCGACCACCCCCACGATCTTGCGGCCATCCCGTTTCATGGCCTGCAGATCGCCCAGATGCACCTTCTCACTCATCAATTCGCTCCTCACGCACGCAGTGCGGTCAGCAGGTCGACGACATCGCGCTCTTCCCCGCCGACCATCAGGACGCGCGCGTGCGGCCGGAGCGCGGCCACGGTGGGGCCGATCCGCGCGTGCTCTCCGATCACCAGGCCTGCGGTCATGATCGCGCGGACCGTGCATGCCGCCCCGATGATCGTCGCGGCGGCGGCGTCGGCGCCGGTGGTGGCCACCATGATGACGACGTCGGCATCGGTGAGTTCGGCGAGCAGGTTCGACGGCTGTCCCGACGAGTCCCGCAGCGGGACCGACTCCGAACCGTCGGTGTCACCGACCGGGCCGGCGAGCGCGAGGAACCGGGCATGTCCCCAATGTTGCTGCGAGATACGGTCGACGATGGCATCCGCGCCCGGGTCGAGCCCCACGATCCGGGCGCCCTGACGCCCGCGGATCGGCCGGTCGATCCGGTAGCGCATCTCCGCCGCCGAGGCGGCCCGCGCGCAACTACTTCCCAGGATCGGCCGCATGCTCATACCGACGACTGCCGGACACCCTCGCGCACCGAGAGGTCCTCACGGCACGCCTCGACGAAAGACACGTCCCTGGGCAGCACGACGGCCGCCGACCGGACGCGGTGATGCGCGGGATCCACCCCCGGCGGTGTCACGCCCTTGTCCCGCAGGGCCTCGGCGGCACGCTTGAGCTTCTGGCGCGCCTTGATGATCCCGCTGTCGGCCGAGACCAGCATCTCCTTGGTGCGGTCCACGATGGGGCCCATGCTCTCCTGCAGTGACGCGTCCTGCATCGCGATGCCCTTGACGCCCGAGTAGGTTTCGCCGCGCTTCTGCGCCTCGCGGTCGATCAGGTAGTCGTTGTCCTTGTTCGCCTTCGGGCGGTAGGTGCCGGGGATGTTGTCGCTGTGCACACCATGGCCCTCGCGCATCGCCTGCACCTCGGCTGCGGTGAGCGGACGCACCGGGTGGTAGTCGAACGAGTAGGCCCAGCAGTTCTCGTCGTCGATCGGGATCCAGAAATGTCCGTGCACGGGGTGGTCGCCGCGGGGCGGCACCATCGTGAAGCACGGCATGACCCAGGGCGTGATCCGCCAGTAGTAGGTGTCCTCCTCGGCGTTGCGGCGCGCGCCGACGAACAGGCCGCCGTCGGATTCGGCAACCTCGAAATAGGGTTTGAGATCACCCATGTTGTACTCGTTGCCCTTGGTGCCCTTGAACAGCGGATCGGATTTCAAACCGCCCGAGTGCAGGAACGACACGTGACTCGAGTCGATGCCGCCCTCGAAGGCCTGCAACCAGTTGCACTCCTGCCACCGCTTGGACGTGTAGGTCTGATCGGGCGGCACCAGCGCGAACTCGAACTCGGGCAGCGGCGGCTGCTTCTGCGGATCACCCATGTACGTCCACAGCACGTCGCCGATCTTGACCAGGGGGTACGACGTGAGTTTCACGTGCGCACAGAATGTCGAGTTCTCCGGTTCCGAGGGGATCTCGACGGCCTGGCCGGTGATGTCGTATTTCCAGCCGTGGTAGGGGCAACGCAGCCCACCTTCTTCGTTGCGGCCGAACCACAGTGAGGCGCCGCGGTGCGCGCAGAACTCGTCGATGAGCCCGTACCGACCCGCACTGTCGCGGAACGCCACCATCCGCTCGCTGAGCAGTTTCACGCGCACCGGCGGGCAGTCGTCCTCGGGAAGCTCTTCGGCCAGCAGTGCCGGGATCCAGTACTGCCGGAACAACTCTCCCATCGGCGTCCCCGGCCCTGTCCTGGTCAACAGCTCATTGATTTCTGCCCGCAGCACGGTCCACCCTCTCCAACTGTCCCTGCCCACCGTGAGCCGGTGAGATCTTGAACACGATCACCCTAATTGTAATACCATTAGCTCATAGGGCCAAGGGGTGGATGGAAAGGCGAATGATGATCGGACTGATCGGCGTCGGCGACATGGGACTTCCGATGTCAGGGCACCTGGTGGCAGGCGGATTCGATGTTCTGGCATGCGATGTCGACACCGATCGGCTCGCCGCCGCGGTCGCCGCCGGGGCAGGTGCGGCGGCGGGTGTGACCGACCTGGCCCGCGCCGCCGACATCGTCATCTCGTGCCTGCGGACCGATGATCAGCTGATCGATGTGGTCGAGGAATTCGTGCCCCACGGTCACCGCGGTCAGCTCCTGGTCGTGGCGGGCACCCACAGCCTGGGCGTCATGCGCCACCTCGCCGAACTCGTGGAAGCGCAGGGCATCCGACTCGTCGACGCACCGGTGGTGTTCGGTGCGCAGGGAGCTCGCGACGGCAACCTGCTGTCGCTGTGCGGTGGCGAGACCGACGACGTCGAACGGGCGCGGCCGGTGCTGATGGCCTACAGCCGCGGCGTCGAACACGTCGGGCCGCTCGGCGCGGGTCAGCTCGCCAAGACGTGCAACAACCTGCTGCACTGGATCCACTGCGTGGCCAACTTCGAGACGCTGGCCATCGCCAAACGTTACGGCGTCGACCCGCAGCGGATGCGTGAGGTGCTGATGCGGTGCCCGGGCGACAACGGGACGCTGCGTCGTTGGGACAGCACGCGATTCACCTGGCACGAGAAGGACATGGACTTCGTGATCGATTTGGCACAGCGGGCCGGGCTGGTGCTGCCGTTGTCCGGGCATGTCGACCAGCTCGTCAAGACCATGTCCGCGGCCGACGTCGCTGATCTGTTGTACGGACCGGAATGCGCCTATCTCGGCCGCCGGATAGTCCCGTTGTCGCCGGGTGACGGCGGTCTGTGACGGCCGGCTACAGCGCCAGGCCTGCGAGCGCGAGCCGGCCCGCATAGTGCAGCCAGCGGGACTGGTCGTTGAACGCCGCTCCCAGATCGGGCAACTCGGCCGCGTCGGGCACGGGCCGCGGTTCGGCGCCGAGGCGGATGATCTCGCCGGTCACCCGCGCCAATTCGGTGAGGTCGAGGGCGCGCATCGTCGCCTGGCCCACCGACTCCCCCGCCGTCGCGATGCCGTGGCCGCGCAGGATGCACACGTCGGCGTCACCCATCGTGGCCGCCACATCCGCACCCAGTTCCGGCGTCCGGATCAGAACCGACCGCGGATACACCGGCACCCCGGTCAGCGCCAGACGCGCCGCGGGGATGTTGTAGGCACCGAACACCGGAGCAAGCGTGGCTTCCGCGAGGTCGGCGACCATCACCTCGCGTGGATGGACATGCACCACCGCCCGCACGTCCGGTCGGGCCCGGAAGATCTCGGTGTGGATGTGCATCTCGTTGGGCGCAGAGTAGCCGTCGGGCAACTCCGCGCCGCCGTCGAGCCGCACCACACAGATGTCGTCGGCCTCGGTGAACAGCAGGCCGCGGTCGTGTGGGCCCCGGCAGCGCAACAGTATTCGCTCGGCATCCAACCGCACGCTGACGTGTCCGAGCACGTCGGCCGCCAGTCCCTGGTGCGCCAGGATCCGGCAGGCCGTGGCGACCGCGACCGCGGCTTGCTTGGGATCGGTCCCGGGATCGATCTCGAGGTCGGTCACCGCAGCACCGCCTCGGGTGCGCGGGCCGGCGTCTGCTCGGCGCCGAACACCAGGGACTTGATGGTGACCGGCACCGTGTTCGACGGTGTGCGCACCCGGCCGAGGTCGACGAAATCGAAGTCGCGCAGCTGGATTCCGTCGAGGATCAGAAGGTCGTTGTGCACCGCGAGTTCGTCGCGCAGGATGGTACCCAGGGTGAGCGCGATATCGCCGTCGACCATCAGGTGGATCGGATGCCCCCCGGCGATGCGGCGCCGCAGTCCTGCCGCGATCCCCTCGGCCAGGGCGCGCAGCCGGCGGTAGCTCGGCACACCGTCGAAGTGCAGCGCGACCGCAACGTCGCTGTCCAGCAGACCGAACAGCGCCAGGTGCCCCTCGATCGCGGCCCCCACCTCGTCGGGGTCCACATCGTCGCCGAGGACATAATGCGGCCGGGCCACCTGCAGGTTGCGGCGCGGCAACGTCGCGGCCGGGTTGGGCAGGAAACTCGTTATGCCGCTGAGTTGCACGGTGTACTCCGATGCTCCGAGCACCGTGGCCCGGATCCGCGCCGCCGCGGGCAGCACCGGGGCGGGTAACGCACCGGCGCGCTCGGCGATCGCGATCCCGAGGCGCCTGCCCAGATCGCCGAAGTCGCGGTGTTCGGTGCCGTAGACGTATTCGGCGACACCACCGGAAAAGATGATGCCGTCGACGTCGACGGGCGAAAGGCGTTCGGTGAGGAACAGGTGATCGGCACGGCCCTCGCCGCGGATCGCCGCGATCACCATTTCGGCCATGCCCGAGGCGATCTCGTCGAGCTCGCGATCTCCGATGACCGCGCCGAGGGTGAGGTCGAACCCGGCCGCATGCGCGTGCGCACGTCCGCCCGGCTCGATGCGGCTCACCACACCGTCGTCGACGGCGATCAACCGGCCGCCGACATGGAACGCCGCGGTGGCGGTGACCCGCCCACCTTCGATGAGCGCGAGTTTCGTGGTGCCGCCGCCGATGTCGACATTGAGGATGCGGCTGCCCGACTCGTGGGACGTCAACGCCGCGCCCGACCCGTATGCGGCCAGCATGGCCTCCATGTGGTGACCCGCCGTGGCGCACACCAGGTCTCCCGCGCGTTCGGCGACCACCGAGGCGATCCGTTCGGCGTTGCGGCGCCGCAACGCCTCACCGGTGAGGATCACCACGCCGGTGTCGACGTCGTGCGGGTCCTGCCCGGCCTCGGCATAGGCCGCATCGAGGAGGCGGCCGAGCGCCTCGGCGTCGATCTGCAGATCCGGCGCGAACGGGGTCAGGTGGACCTCGGACTCGTACAGCGTGTCCCGCGACACCACGACGTAGCGGCTGGTGAGGTCTTCACCGCGTCGGCGTAACCGCAGGCGGGAGAACGCCACCTGCGTGCCGGAACTGCCGATGTCGATCCCGACGCTGTGCAGCGTGACGTTGTCCTGCTGCCAGATGGGGTTCTCCTCCAGCGGCAGATCCGGCTCGTCCGAATCGTGGTCGTGGTGCCCGTGGTCGTGATCCCCGTGGTCGTGGTGCCCATGATCGGTGTCGCCGGTCATGCGGGTGAGGCCGCCGGAACCGACTCGCCCGGCAGCGGCGGCAGATCCGCGAGTTCGGCCGCGTAGACGTCGTCCATCCTGGGCTCCAGCCCGTTCTCGGCCAGCGCCTTGGCGAAGGTCTCCCGGATCAGCGGTGACTCGTCGGCATAGTCGATCTGGTCACCGCCGATGCGCCTGCTGATCCAGGCCTTCGGCACACCCTGCGCGTTGCGCACCGATACCACTTCGTGTTTGAAGGCGAGGTAGCGGGCCGGTTCGGCGCCGGTGTTGAAGTGCTGGTGGAACCACATGTTGGGCGGGACGATGAGCGTACCGGGCTGCCAGTCGTAACGGCGCGGCTCCTCTCCTTCCGGCCACATGAGCGAGAAGCCCTCGCCGCTGAGGATGATCACGTGGGCACCCGGGCCGTGCCGGTGCCCCTTCTTGTATGTCGCCGTGGCGAATTGCGAGATGTGGCTGTTCATCGAACCTTTCGCCATGGAGAACCGGATGTGTCCACCACCGGCGCCACGCTCCTTGGCCGAGATCAACGGCAGGTCGACGGCGTTGGCGACGAAGTTCGTCTTCAGCAGCAGGCCGTCCTGCTCGTCTTTGGGCGCGAAGTAGTCGGGCTCGCCCGCGAACCGTCCGGTGAAGTCGTGTGCGGTGTTGAACACGAATTCCGGGTCGTCGTACAGGTTGATCACGGGCGGCATGTTGGTCGACGACACGAAGCGTGCGGCCCGGGTGCCCGAACCGTTGAAGTGCTGATGCCAGGTGTTGAGCGGGATCGCGAACATCGCACCCGGGCCCCATTCGAACGTCACCTTCCGGCCTGCGTCGTTCCACACCGAGGTGGACCCGTTCCCGGACAGCACCAGGATCATCTCCTCGAACAGCTGCCGCTGCGGCGCGAGTTCGCGGCCGGCCGGTATCTCGCACACATAGCAGTCGTTGGACGTCCGGGACGCCTCGTGGTTGATGAACACGCCGCGTCCGCCCCGCCGGGCCCACGGCTTCAACTCGACGGTGTTGAGGTCGGGCACATAGTGCGCGCTGATGATGTCCAGCCCCTCGTCGCGGACCCAGCGCACGTACGGCGAATCCTTCTCGGTGGCGAACTTCTTCGCCAGATCCTCCGAAACGATCGCATCCTTGGCCACGTGCATCCTCCATCATCCGATTTTGAACTAATGGTATTACCAATCATCGGGGTGTCAAGGCCCCTTGCCCGCCGTCGCGGGTTCCTCCTCGGCCGCCACGCCCGCATAGACGCCGACCGGGTTCGGCCGGACCAGGAAGACCACCGGGTACAACGCGGCGAGAATCCCTCCCAGGCTCAGGGCCAGCACCGGGCCCAGCGCCCCGGCCACCGCGCCGACGAGCGTGTCACCGAGCGCAGGCCCGCCGCGCGAGGACATCTGGTAGAACGCCGACACCCGCCCACGCAGTTCATCGGGCGTCTCCAGTTGCACCGCGGCGTGCCGGATGGTCGTCGCCATGGCATCGAACCCACCGAGCAGCAGACCCGCCAGCACCGCGATGACGAAGACATGGGCCTGCGCGAGCATCACGTTCGCCAACCCGTAGAGCACCGTGGAGATCAGCAGCACCCGTCCCAGTCGCCGGGCCCGACCCACGACCCGGAACACCGTGTACGTCGCGAGCAGCGCCCCGGCGGACGGGGCCGCCGACAGCAGCCCGTACCCCTGCGGCCCGACCTCGAACACCGTGGCGCACAGCGCGGGCAGCACCACACGGTAGGCGCCGAACAACGTCGCCGACAGGTCCAGCGACATCAGCATCCAGATGATCCTGCGATGCACCACGAACCGCGCACCCTCGCCGATCTGACGCCACACCGAGGTGTGCTTCCCTGCGCCGTCGATCTTGCCGACCCGCAGCACCTGCAGCAGCACCACGAGGATCGCATAGGTCGCGGTGTCCACCGCGTACATCAAGCCCGGCCCCGCGATGCCGATGAACACACCCGCCAGTGCGGGCCCGAGCAGGACCGCGATCTCGCGCGACGGGTTCAGCAGGGCGAACGCCTGCGGCAGTTGGTTTCGAGGGACGAGGGCCGGGATCAGCGCCTGGCGGGCCGGCTGGTCGAAAGTCGCTGCCGCGGTGGTCAACACCACCGACACCAGCACCTGCCAGGCCACGATGTGGCCGGTCAGGGTGAGCACGGAGAGCACACCGGCGACGACCATCGCCGCAGCCTGGGAGACCTGCAGGAGTCGACGGCGGTCCCAGCGGTCGGCGAGCACACCGCCCAGTGGGCTGAGCACCAGCAGCGCCACCGCCTGCGCGGCGCCCACCAGACCGGTCTGCATCACCGATCCGGTCAGCGCGTAGACGTGATACAGGTTCGCCGCCACCGTCCCGCGCGTGCCGATCTGGGAGAAGATGACGCCGGTCCAGTAGAGGTCGAAGTCTCGGTTCTTCAGTACGGCCGCAACACCCATGGCCGATCAGTCGACGGGAACCAGCGACAGCTTCGACGGATCCATCTGCATGTAGACCGCCGAACCCGGGGCGTGGGAGATGTGCGGCAGGCAGCGCGCCCGGATGTCGTGCTTGCCGACCGCCACCACGTGGTCGACGGCGTCGCCGAGGAACGCGCGCGTGGTGACCGTGCCCTCCCAGACGTTCACCGCGTCCACCGGGCGCTCGGCGGTCAGCAGCACCGCCTCGGGCCGGATGGACACCACCACTTCGGTTCCCGGCGGCATGTGGGCCGCGGCGTCGAGGGTCAGCCTGCCGTCGCGCGTCTCCACCACGTGGCGGTCGCCGTTGCGCGTCTTCACGGTGCCGTCGATGAAATTCGACGTCCCGATGAACTCGGCGACGAACTTGCTCTGCGGGTTCTCGTAGATGTCGCGCGGCTTGCCCAGTTGCACGATCTCCCCGGCCCGCATCACCGCGATGTTCGACGACAGCGACAGTGCCTCGATCTGGTCGTGTGTCACATAGATCGACGTGATGCCGAGTTCGCGCTGTAACCGCTTGAGCTCGAACCGCAATGATTCCCGCAGCTTGGCGTCGAGGTTCGACAGCGGTTCGTCGAGCAGCAGCAGGGCCGGTTCGACCACCATGGCGCGCGCGAGCGCCAGGCGCTGCTGCTGGCCGCCGGACAACTTCGTCGCGTGCCGGTCGGCGTACTGCAGCAGTTCCATGGTTTCCAGGACGCGCTGCACCCGTTCGGTGATCTCGGTCTTGCCCGGGCGCTGTTTTCGTGACCGCACCCGCAGCGGGAACGCCACGTTCTCGAACACGGTCATGTGCGGCCAGATCGCATAGGACTGGAACACCATGCCGAGACCGCGTTTGTTCGCGGGCACGTTCACGCGTTTGTCGATGTCGGTGCCCGCGGCGAACAACCTGGTGCCGCCGACGGACACCACGCCCGAGTCGGGTTGTTCCAGGCCTGCGATGGAACGCAGCGTCGTGGACTTCCCGCACCCCGACGGACCCAGCAGGGTGAACAGCTCGCCCGGTTTCACCTCGAAGCTGACGTTGTTGACCGCGAACACCCGCGCGGGCGCAACTCCGTTGGCAGAACGGTCCTTTCGGGCACGGCGCTGGCGCCCTTCACCGTCGAATGACTTGACCAGATTCTGAACTTCAAGCACGTCGGCGTTCCTTTCGACCGATCAATCCTGTTTGAGGCCGACCTTGGCCCCGAGTTTGTAAGCGACGGTCACCAGCACGACGAGTGTCAGCACCATGACGACACCCAGTGCGGACAACACCGTGAACTGCCCGTTCTCGAACTGTTCGAAGATCAGGATGGACAGCACCTCGTTACCGGGGCTGTAGAGCAGGATCGAGCTCGACAGTTCCCGGAACGACACGACGAGGATGTAGATCCAGCCGGCGATCAACCCCGGCATCAGCAGCGGCAGCAGCACGCGGCGGAAGGTCTGCCACCAACTCGCCCCGTTCACCAGCGCCGACTCCTCGAGCTCGTTGGAGATCTGCTGCATCGACGTGACCGAATAGCGCATGCCGTACGGCAGATACCGTGTGCAGTAGCTGATGAGCAGGATGAACAGCGTGCCGTAGATCGGGATCGGGCTGCGCAGGTAGACGAAGCTCAGCGCCAGACCCATCACCAGGCCGGGCACGATGAGCGGCATGAAAGCCAAGCCGTCCAAT
This region of Mycolicibacterium goodii genomic DNA includes:
- a CDS encoding ethanolamine ammonia-lyase reactivating factor EutA — protein: MTGDTDHGHHDHGDHDHGHHDHDSDEPDLPLEENPIWQQDNVTLHSVGIDIGSSGTQVAFSRLRLRRRGEDLTSRYVVVSRDTLYESEVHLTPFAPDLQIDAEALGRLLDAAYAEAGQDPHDVDTGVVILTGEALRRRNAERIASVVAERAGDLVCATAGHHMEAMLAAYGSGAALTSHESGSRILNVDIGGGTTKLALIEGGRVTATAAFHVGGRLIAVDDGVVSRIEPGGRAHAHAAGFDLTLGAVIGDRELDEIASGMAEMVIAAIRGEGRADHLFLTERLSPVDVDGIIFSGGVAEYVYGTEHRDFGDLGRRLGIAIAERAGALPAPVLPAAARIRATVLGASEYTVQLSGITSFLPNPAATLPRRNLQVARPHYVLGDDVDPDEVGAAIEGHLALFGLLDSDVAVALHFDGVPSYRRLRALAEGIAAGLRRRIAGGHPIHLMVDGDIALTLGTILRDELAVHNDLLILDGIQLRDFDFVDLGRVRTPSNTVPVTIKSLVFGAEQTPARAPEAVLR
- a CDS encoding Rieske 2Fe-2S domain-containing protein, producing MGELFRQYWIPALLAEELPEDDCPPVRVKLLSERMVAFRDSAGRYGLIDEFCAHRGASLWFGRNEEGGLRCPYHGWKYDITGQAVEIPSEPENSTFCAHVKLTSYPLVKIGDVLWTYMGDPQKQPPLPEFEFALVPPDQTYTSKRWQECNWLQAFEGGIDSSHVSFLHSGGLKSDPLFKGTKGNEYNMGDLKPYFEVAESDGGLFVGARRNAEEDTYYWRITPWVMPCFTMVPPRGDHPVHGHFWIPIDDENCWAYSFDYHPVRPLTAAEVQAMREGHGVHSDNIPGTYRPKANKDNDYLIDREAQKRGETYSGVKGIAMQDASLQESMGPIVDRTKEMLVSADSGIIKARQKLKRAAEALRDKGVTPPGVDPAHHRVRSAAVVLPRDVSFVEACREDLSVREGVRQSSV
- a CDS encoding ethanolamine ammonia lyase-activating protein, translated to MAKDAIVSEDLAKKFATEKDSPYVRWVRDEGLDIISAHYVPDLNTVELKPWARRGGRGVFINHEASRTSNDCYVCEIPAGRELAPQRQLFEEMILVLSGNGSTSVWNDAGRKVTFEWGPGAMFAIPLNTWHQHFNGSGTRAARFVSSTNMPPVINLYDDPEFVFNTAHDFTGRFAGEPDYFAPKDEQDGLLLKTNFVANAVDLPLISAKERGAGGGHIRFSMAKGSMNSHISQFATATYKKGHRHGPGAHVIILSGEGFSLMWPEGEEPRRYDWQPGTLIVPPNMWFHQHFNTGAEPARYLAFKHEVVSVRNAQGVPKAWISRRIGGDQIDYADESPLIRETFAKALAENGLEPRMDDVYAAELADLPPLPGESVPAASPA
- a CDS encoding class II aldolase/adducin family protein, which encodes MTDLEIDPGTDPKQAAVAVATACRILAHQGLAADVLGHVSVRLDAERILLRCRGPHDRGLLFTEADDICVVRLDGGAELPDGYSAPNEMHIHTEIFRARPDVRAVVHVHPREVMVADLAEATLAPVFGAYNIPAARLALTGVPVYPRSVLIRTPELGADVAATMGDADVCILRGHGIATAGESVGQATMRALDLTELARVTGEIIRLGAEPRPVPDAAELPDLGAAFNDQSRWLHYAGRLALAGLAL
- a CDS encoding NAD(P)-dependent oxidoreductase, with translation MMIGLIGVGDMGLPMSGHLVAGGFDVLACDVDTDRLAAAVAAGAGAAAGVTDLARAADIVISCLRTDDQLIDVVEEFVPHGHRGQLLVVAGTHSLGVMRHLAELVEAQGIRLVDAPVVFGAQGARDGNLLSLCGGETDDVERARPVLMAYSRGVEHVGPLGAGQLAKTCNNLLHWIHCVANFETLAIAKRYGVDPQRMREVLMRCPGDNGTLRRWDSTRFTWHEKDMDFVIDLAQRAGLVLPLSGHVDQLVKTMSAADVADLLYGPECAYLGRRIVPLSPGDGGL